One Paracoccus jeotgali DNA window includes the following coding sequences:
- a CDS encoding substrate-binding domain-containing protein: MSLAKLTMSTLALAVVSATAAAARENVQIAGSSTVLPYASIVAEAFGENSDFPTPVVESGGSSAGLKRFCEGVGENTIDIANASRAIKPSEIEACAENGVTDIIEVRIGYDGIVFASDIDGKRFAFTPADWYLALAAELPVDGAMVANSNSNWNALNADLPDQPIQAFIPGTKHGTREVFEEKVLLQGCKDSGAMDAIMEMNGSDEDAAETTCMAVRSDGLSVDIDGDYTETLARIDADANGVGVFGLSFYENNTDKLQVATMSGVTPSTETIASGEYPVSRPLYFYIKVAHLGEIPGLQEYADFFVSDEIAGPDGPLAEYGLVSDLDLAAAQNAVANHTLLSGK, translated from the coding sequence ATGTCACTCGCAAAACTCACCATGTCCACACTGGCCCTTGCGGTCGTCTCCGCCACTGCCGCCGCTGCCCGCGAAAATGTGCAGATCGCGGGATCGTCCACCGTCCTTCCCTATGCGTCCATCGTCGCTGAAGCCTTCGGTGAGAATTCCGACTTCCCGACCCCGGTGGTCGAGTCGGGAGGATCTTCTGCCGGGCTCAAGCGCTTCTGTGAGGGTGTCGGTGAAAACACAATCGACATTGCAAATGCCAGCCGCGCCATCAAACCGTCCGAAATCGAAGCCTGCGCCGAAAACGGCGTGACCGATATCATCGAGGTGCGCATCGGTTATGACGGCATCGTCTTCGCCAGTGACATCGATGGCAAGCGCTTTGCTTTCACGCCTGCCGACTGGTATCTGGCGCTGGCCGCCGAACTGCCCGTCGACGGGGCCATGGTGGCCAACTCCAACAGCAACTGGAATGCGCTGAACGCCGACCTTCCCGATCAGCCGATTCAGGCTTTCATCCCCGGCACCAAGCACGGCACCCGGGAGGTCTTCGAGGAAAAGGTGCTGCTTCAGGGCTGCAAGGACAGCGGTGCGATGGATGCGATCATGGAGATGAACGGGAGCGACGAAGACGCTGCCGAGACCACCTGCATGGCGGTGCGCAGCGATGGCCTGTCGGTCGATATCGACGGTGACTACACCGAAACACTGGCCCGTATCGACGCGGATGCCAATGGGGTCGGCGTGTTCGGTCTGTCGTTCTATGAGAACAACACCGACAAATTGCAGGTTGCGACTATGTCCGGCGTCACCCCCTCGACCGAGACCATCGCGAGCGGTGAGTATCCGGTGTCGCGCCCGCTCTATTTCTACATCAAGGTAGCCCATCTGGGCGAGATACCGGGCCTGCAGGAATACGCCGACTTTTTCGTCAGCGACGAAATCGCGGGCCCTGACGGCCCCCTGGCGGAATACGGTCTGGTCTCTGATCTAGACCTGGCCGCAGCCCAGAATGCGGTGGCAAACCACACACTGTTAAGCGGCAAGTAA
- a CDS encoding sensor histidine kinase, producing MTPDPLAHRSLMHEVIGAIPSPTLAIDRFERIVALNAAAKALLGRNAMGQIFTTALRHPDLVEAVERSLRDQTPRSITYQVTESGSDVFYDVHLQSIGDTGPLLLSFLNVTDLAQAGQMRRDFVANVSHELRTPLAALMGFIETLRGPAREDVAAQGRFLNIMAGEAERMNRLVGDLLSLSRVEAEERVRPTTRLDLRDVLQTALQNLSRLAADNNVTLQTDLGQAPLQVLGDADQLLQVFTNLVENAIKYGGNSQSVEVTALNCAHDPVLRGPALQIVVADHGPGIDPVHLPRLTERFYRADSHRSRELGGTGLGLAIVKHILNRHRGRLKITSQPGQGAKFAVILPLLHDEP from the coding sequence ATGACTCCCGATCCCCTGGCCCACCGCTCGCTGATGCATGAGGTGATTGGAGCAATTCCTTCGCCTACCCTGGCTATTGACAGGTTCGAGAGAATCGTGGCGCTGAACGCCGCGGCAAAAGCGCTGTTGGGCAGAAATGCTATGGGGCAGATCTTCACCACCGCACTTCGCCATCCGGATCTGGTTGAGGCAGTGGAGCGGAGTCTGCGTGATCAGACGCCACGCAGCATAACTTACCAAGTCACCGAAAGCGGAAGCGACGTCTTCTATGATGTGCATTTGCAGTCCATTGGGGACACCGGCCCATTGCTTCTGAGCTTCCTGAACGTGACGGATCTGGCGCAGGCCGGGCAGATGCGCCGAGATTTCGTCGCCAATGTCAGTCACGAATTGCGCACACCCCTTGCTGCCTTGATGGGATTCATAGAGACCCTGCGTGGTCCTGCGCGCGAGGATGTCGCGGCTCAGGGGCGCTTTTTGAACATCATGGCCGGCGAGGCCGAGCGCATGAATCGTCTTGTCGGCGATCTTTTGTCTCTCAGCCGGGTGGAGGCGGAGGAGCGGGTGCGTCCCACCACGCGACTGGATCTGCGCGATGTGCTGCAGACCGCTCTCCAGAATCTCAGCCGGTTGGCGGCAGATAACAACGTGACGCTGCAAACCGATCTGGGGCAGGCGCCGCTGCAGGTTCTCGGGGACGCGGATCAGCTTTTGCAGGTGTTCACCAATCTGGTTGAAAACGCTATAAAATACGGCGGTAACAGCCAATCTGTCGAAGTAACTGCCCTGAATTGTGCGCATGATCCGGTTCTGCGCGGCCCCGCCTTACAGATCGTGGTTGCAGATCATGGCCCCGGCATCGACCCCGTACACCTGCCGCGCCTGACCGAGCGGTTCTACCGTGCCGACAGCCACCGCAGCCGTGAACTTGGCGGCACCGGTTTGGGGTTGGCAATCGTGAAACATATTCTGAACCGCCACCGGGGGCGTTTGAAGATCACCAGCCAGCCGGGTCAGGGCGCGAAGTTCGCCGTTATTCTGCCGCTGCTGCACGACGAACCATGA
- a CDS encoding ABC transporter substrate-binding protein → MIRCLLLAASLTLPVRAQAETPVTVALDWMLNTNHIGLVVAQEQGFYAEEDLAVELLPYSDTNSAALLAAGQADFAYMTSLGFMSAKAGGADLVVLWATMQHEAGRLVYNSDNAGITRPADLSGKTYAGFGSAWEDALIATMIRNDGGEPVWDTVTLGTGAYEALATGAVDFTLEVATWEGVNSEMLGRNQSFFRYADYGIPDQQTGYIGTRAENLEKQPDLLAAFMHATQKGYAWAADHPQEAAEILIHAGDFPNPELVHGSMRAIVDGDYLRDGDTPVGAIDPGRFAAMARFLFESEVLKDASGQTLEWPGEVTNWYDQSWMGK, encoded by the coding sequence ATGATCCGCTGCCTGCTTCTCGCCGCCAGCCTCACCCTGCCAGTTCGTGCGCAGGCTGAGACGCCCGTGACAGTCGCCCTCGACTGGATGCTGAACACCAATCATATCGGCCTCGTGGTGGCGCAAGAGCAGGGCTTTTACGCCGAGGAAGACCTTGCGGTAGAGCTGCTGCCCTATTCCGACACCAATTCCGCCGCGCTTCTGGCGGCCGGGCAGGCGGATTTTGCCTATATGACCTCTCTCGGTTTCATGTCCGCGAAGGCCGGCGGTGCGGATCTGGTCGTTCTGTGGGCGACGATGCAGCACGAGGCGGGCAGGTTGGTCTATAATTCGGACAATGCGGGTATCACGCGGCCGGCCGACCTGTCAGGCAAGACCTATGCCGGCTTTGGCAGCGCCTGGGAAGATGCGCTCATCGCCACGATGATCCGCAATGATGGCGGCGAGCCCGTCTGGGACACGGTCACACTCGGCACCGGCGCCTATGAGGCGCTTGCCACCGGCGCCGTCGACTTTACCCTCGAAGTCGCGACCTGGGAAGGCGTCAACAGCGAAATGCTCGGCCGGAACCAGTCGTTCTTCCGATACGCCGATTACGGCATTCCCGACCAGCAGACCGGTTACATCGGCACCCGCGCCGAAAATTTGGAGAAGCAGCCCGACCTGCTGGCGGCGTTCATGCACGCCACGCAAAAGGGCTATGCTTGGGCCGCCGATCATCCGCAGGAGGCCGCCGAGATCCTGATCCATGCCGGTGATTTCCCGAACCCGGAGCTGGTCCATGGCTCGATGCGCGCCATCGTCGACGGAGATTACCTGCGCGACGGAGACACCCCGGTCGGCGCAATCGATCCAGGGCGTTTCGCCGCCATGGCGCGCTTTCTGTTCGAGAGCGAGGTCCTGAAGGACGCGAGTGGACAGACGCTGGAATGGCCCGGAGAGGTCACGAACTGGTATGATCAGAGCTGGATGGGGAAATGA
- a CDS encoding ABC transporter ATP-binding protein, translated as MLEIRGLAIRSPSRDIVTELALHLPGQGITALIGPSGCGKSSVLKWLAGILPQGLDAQGAAMLDGEPISPPHPAIIYQPQNDALFPWLTIAENAALGLRVAGLSARTAHERVAPLFAAFGLSGTEKQFPAELSGGMRQRAAFLRTMVQPGRFLLVDEPFSALDAVTRLRMQDWLVARLAEHPRGVLLVTHDLHEATSLADRILVMGMRPGRVIADIAVPIRRPARTETALAGLRDTLKQLLLQETLS; from the coding sequence ATGCTTGAGATCCGCGGCCTGGCCATCCGCAGTCCCAGCCGCGACATCGTCACGGAACTGGCGCTTCATTTGCCGGGGCAGGGGATCACGGCTCTGATCGGCCCGTCCGGCTGCGGCAAGAGTTCGGTCCTGAAATGGTTGGCCGGGATCCTGCCGCAAGGGCTGGACGCGCAGGGCGCCGCCATGCTGGATGGCGAGCCAATCTCTCCGCCACATCCGGCCATTATCTATCAGCCGCAAAACGACGCGCTCTTTCCATGGCTGACGATCGCGGAGAATGCAGCTTTGGGACTGCGCGTGGCTGGCCTCTCTGCGCGAACGGCGCACGAGCGGGTCGCGCCTCTGTTCGCCGCCTTCGGGCTGTCAGGGACGGAAAAACAGTTTCCGGCAGAGCTTTCCGGCGGCATGCGGCAACGGGCAGCCTTTCTGCGCACGATGGTCCAGCCGGGACGGTTTCTGCTGGTTGACGAGCCGTTCTCGGCGCTCGACGCGGTGACCCGCCTGCGGATGCAGGACTGGCTGGTGGCGCGGCTAGCAGAGCATCCGCGGGGCGTGCTGCTGGTGACCCATGATCTGCACGAGGCGACAAGCCTGGCGGATCGGATCCTGGTAATGGGGATGCGACCCGGTCGGGTCATTGCCGACATTGCCGTCCCCATCCGACGCCCGGCGCGGACCGAGACCGCCTTGGCCGGTCTGCGCGACACCTTGAAACAACTGCTCTTACAGGAGACACTCTCATGA
- a CDS encoding ABC transporter permease encodes MVALCLLAVWEVYSRFSGVSALILPAPSSVLRALLLNRNEITGHARSTISVAVIGFALSVGFAFATSVALHVAPFAERGLMPLFVVSQTVPLVALAPLMILWFGFGHLPKILLVILVTFFPMLLSLLSGYRQTPSEFRDLLAAMGAKRWGIFFRATLPSARSAFLAGLRISATYAIVATIFAEYAGARRGLGIYILAAKNNFRADLVLAAVLVSAALTLMLLGVIWVIDRLTVRGAQMDHA; translated from the coding sequence ATGGTTGCCCTCTGCCTGCTGGCTGTCTGGGAGGTCTATAGCCGCTTCTCCGGCGTCTCGGCCCTGATCCTGCCCGCGCCATCGAGCGTGCTTCGCGCGCTGCTGCTGAACCGCAACGAGATCACAGGTCATGCCCGCTCCACCATCAGCGTCGCCGTGATCGGCTTCGCCTTATCTGTCGGCTTCGCCTTTGCGACCTCTGTCGCGCTGCATGTCGCGCCGTTCGCAGAGCGCGGCCTCATGCCCCTGTTCGTGGTCAGCCAGACGGTGCCGCTGGTCGCATTGGCGCCCCTGATGATCCTGTGGTTCGGGTTCGGGCATCTGCCCAAGATCCTGCTGGTGATCCTGGTGACCTTCTTTCCCATGCTGCTCAGCCTGCTGTCAGGTTATCGCCAGACACCGTCCGAGTTTCGCGACCTTCTGGCGGCCATGGGGGCGAAGCGGTGGGGCATATTTTTTAGGGCCACGCTGCCATCGGCAAGGTCGGCCTTTCTGGCCGGGCTGCGGATCTCGGCGACCTATGCGATTGTGGCAACGATCTTCGCCGAGTACGCCGGCGCGCGTCGGGGCCTCGGGATCTATATTCTCGCTGCGAAAAACAATTTCCGCGCCGACCTCGTGCTCGCGGCGGTTCTTGTCTCGGCGGCACTGACGCTGATGCTGCTGGGTGTGATCTGGGTGATCGACCGGCTGACCGTCCGGGGGGCGCAGATGGATCATGCTTGA
- a CDS encoding YkoF family thiamine/hydroxymethylpyrimidine-binding protein, translated as MFIGAQVSLYPMTSDFEQVILSGLKALDPYRDRLRIETDDMSTLFVGASAPLFDALRDLFARAAQQPPHVTMHVTLSRGCPGEPDDPSCRCETLSQAQDQTLAERQTLATEAVQAAPVLGVEIDVQFSLYVLGRDRHMDEIYGCIDFLKASGTFLRSKNFCTRLRGDAGAVFEAVRQAFLRFGPAEGHVTIDLTASANSPTLR; from the coding sequence ATGTTTATTGGCGCCCAGGTGTCGCTTTACCCAATGACCTCGGATTTCGAGCAGGTCATCCTTTCGGGCCTGAAAGCGCTCGATCCTTATCGCGACCGCTTGCGTATCGAGACGGACGACATGTCTACCCTGTTCGTTGGCGCGTCCGCGCCGCTCTTCGATGCGCTGCGCGATCTTTTTGCCCGGGCCGCGCAGCAGCCGCCCCATGTGACCATGCACGTCACCCTCTCTCGCGGCTGTCCCGGTGAACCCGATGACCCGTCCTGCCGTTGCGAAACCCTTTCGCAGGCGCAGGATCAGACGCTCGCCGAGCGCCAGACGCTCGCCACAGAGGCGGTGCAGGCGGCGCCGGTTCTGGGGGTCGAGATCGATGTGCAGTTCTCGCTCTATGTGCTGGGGCGGGATCGGCACATGGACGAAATCTACGGCTGCATCGACTTCCTGAAAGCGAGTGGGACCTTCTTACGGTCCAAGAATTTCTGCACACGCCTCCGCGGCGATGCGGGGGCGGTTTTTGAAGCGGTGAGGCAGGCTTTCCTGCGGTTCGGACCGGCGGAAGGGCATGTGACCATCGATCTGACAGCCTCGGCCAACAGCCCGACCCTGCGCTGA
- a CDS encoding GIY-YIG nuclease family protein: protein MATGRFTCGGCSEGWTRDQSYIYAMLFVLKDGREAIKVGFSRDPDSRLRHQLTTEQDQYAMLIRSIAIPTGRDAIQLEKETHRTLRERHPQAVLDRGVFAGQVNCASELYDAAIETDIMALLDELQQRVAELE from the coding sequence ATGGCAACCGGCCGTTTCACCTGCGGCGGCTGCAGTGAGGGCTGGACGAGGGACCAAAGCTACATCTACGCGATGCTCTTTGTGCTGAAGGACGGCCGCGAGGCCATCAAGGTCGGCTTCTCGCGAGACCCGGACTCGCGCCTGCGTCACCAACTGACCACCGAACAGGACCAATACGCGATGCTGATCCGCAGCATCGCAATCCCGACAGGGCGCGATGCGATCCAACTGGAGAAGGAAACTCACCGGACCCTGCGCGAACGCCATCCGCAGGCGGTGCTGGATCGTGGCGTCTTTGCCGGTCAGGTCAATTGCGCCTCGGAGTTGTACGACGCTGCCATTGAGACCGATATCATGGCGCTTCTGGATGAGCTGCAGCAACGCGTTGCGGAGCTGGAGTAG